One part of the Orenia metallireducens genome encodes these proteins:
- a CDS encoding cob(I)yrinic acid a,c-diamide adenosyltransferase produces the protein MGDENKLTQGLVQVYTGDGKGKTTAALGLGLRAAGHGLEVEVIQYLKGSSYTGELYSTERLPNFTIKQFGKGCSYAALIKQGLMDCTGCGDCFVRNSKDREFHENFIDLAYKYTKEILEEGKKDIVILDEINNAVRYELLSTEGILELIELKPERTELILTGRGVPEEILKKADLVTEMKAIKHPYQQGIKSRRGIEY, from the coding sequence ATGGGTGATGAAAACAAATTAACACAAGGTCTAGTCCAAGTTTATACTGGTGATGGTAAAGGGAAGACAACAGCTGCTTTGGGATTAGGGCTTAGAGCAGCTGGTCATGGTCTAGAAGTAGAAGTAATTCAATATTTAAAAGGGAGCAGCTATACTGGAGAGTTATATTCTACAGAGAGATTGCCTAACTTTACGATTAAACAGTTTGGTAAGGGATGCTCTTATGCAGCTTTAATTAAGCAGGGTTTGATGGACTGTACTGGTTGTGGAGACTGTTTTGTGAGAAATAGTAAGGATAGAGAATTTCACGAGAATTTTATAGATTTGGCCTATAAATATACTAAAGAGATTCTAGAAGAGGGTAAGAAGGATATCGTGATTTTGGATGAAATTAATAATGCTGTTCGTTATGAATTGTTATCAACAGAGGGTATACTAGAACTAATTGAATTAAAGCCGGAGCGGACAGAGTTAATTTTGACTGGCAGAGGAGTGCCTGAAGAGATTTTAAAAAAAGCAGATTTGGTTACAGAGATGAAGGCTATTAAACATCCTTATCAACAAGGAATTAAGAGTCGTAGAGGAATTGAATATTGA